GGCTGGACGGGAAGAACAGTGTCTTTGGTCAGACTGGTGACAATAGGTGTCGGGATACCAAGAGCATTGGGTGGAGAGAGAACGGGCGACCAGAGTGGCCACAGGGTATTATAGGGAGGAAGGGGCCACCAGTTGAGGGTTGTAGGCACCAAGGCAGCCTGACTGAGAGAAGTCAGGGCTAAAAGAGCAAATGCAAGAACAGCCAAACCTAATAGACTTTTTTTTGGGCAGATTACCTTTCGTAAATTCATATCTAACCACCTTTCCAATTAATAATGACGTTGAGAATCAGACAAACACTTAGCTAAAATCTGCTCTGTTCATACCCCCTTTTCTTTTATCCCCCCTTTAACATGGACCGAGACTGCTGGAAACATAAGCCAATAAATACCTCCAAAAACAATGGACGAGCAATATATCAATAGCATTATTATAAGGACAATCAAACACAAAACTGATTGACAACAGTCTGCATGCGGATTAACTCACGCAGGAAGGAGACAGATGCTCAGGGACTTGAAATCAAAATCAAGGGAGCAATCATCAGCAGGAAACCCGGGGGAAGATACAACAGGCACTACTTACAGCCGGAAATCTCATCTACTCTTGGCGTTTATGCATTCTTGTTACCTATCAGCTTTATTATCTAGTAACCTTGACACCACAGAAATTATCTACGGTCATCGTAATATACTGCATAAAATATGCCTTGCGTTTGACTTCTGATAGAGCTAATAGTCACTTATTTTTTCTGGTCAATACTTAAGGTGAGAGCCAAAATCGGCCTTCAAACCGCGGGATACTGTGCAGGATATTTCATATCTCTCTGATATTGAGCATAACACCTTGTTTATGCAAATCTTTCCCAAGCAGGGATATGAAAGAAAATTCACTTATTACCTGGCCTGTCTCATTGTTGAATCCGGTTTGTCTCAGGATAGATAAATTTGTCTCACTGTGCCAGAATAGCGGTAATGTTTAAAACATAGTTCTCCTGACTGAGGGACAGGGGCCGCTCGATATTGAGTCTTCGTTCACAGTATTCAGCCAGGTCTGTGAATAACTGAAGGCGGGCAGGGAGGGACAATTCCTCCCGGCGAAGACAGATCGTGATCAGCACCTCCCGCTCGGTAAGGCTGATGAGGCTGGTAATCCGCCGTGCAAGCTGCGGGTCCTCCTGAAAGCTGTTGTACCTTTGGGATTCAGGCAGAATGACTTCCGGCCGCAGATGAACCTCCTCCTTGATGACCAGAGTGCCTGCGGCCAGATCCCCCAGTCGTCGAAGCTGGGGGGAGAAAAAGGAAGCAATGAAGCCAGCCAGGTAAAAAAAGGGCAGGCTATCGACAATGCGCAAAAGGTTTCTGATCATGCTTTGAAACAGAGTGATTTTTGCGCCATTGTTTTGAATAACCCGAAGGTGAAAGAGTTTTTTCCCTGGAGATTGTCCCCCGGTTTTCCATTCCCAGAAAACGAAATATCCCCAGTTTATCAGGAAAAAGGTGACCAGTCCCAGAGCAGCGGATATTCCCTGGCTGATGGGAAATATGAAATTCGCCCCGTAACTGACACCCAGAATCGTGGTGGCGATAAATAAGAGATCGATCAGCCAGGAAAGCAGCCGGCTGCCATAACCGGCTATGAGAAAAGAAAATTCAACGTTTTCCGGTGTAGTTATGGTATAGAGGTCATCCATGAGCCCTGCCTGCTTCTCTGCACCTCAATATCCGATATGGCAAATCCACGGCCAGTACGGATTGTCAATGAGATCGCGTGCGGTATTTGGTGGGGCGAAAAGCCCCACCCTCCCTGTTCTCCATCACACACACTATATTTGATCTTTCAGCTAAAAGTCAAGCGCAATGGGAGATAATGACAGAAGGGGGTAATGACAGAAGGGCTGTCTGTGATCCCCCGGATCCATATACAGTCTTCCAAAGCCTGCTGCTGCCGCCCATAGCTTCAGTATAGTGACCGTACACCCTTGTGGCCTATCTCTTTTCCCAATGAGGCTTGGTGCCAAAAAAGGAGTGAATGTCCCTGCCCCATTGCTCATCAGCCATATCCGGCCAGTTATCTTTATCAAAGCCCGAGGCGCTTTTCAGCTTATCCTTGGAAACATTCAGAATAAAAACTCGTTCGTCTTCGTCGAGAGCCAGGGCATCCATGGGGACAGCGAAAAATTTGTCACCCAATCCCAGGATACCGCCAAAAGACAGGACAGCATAGGCAACACAGCCAGACCGTAAGTCAACGGCAAAATCCTCAATCTTTCCCAGATTTTCCCGATCCGGATTGATCACCCGATCACCGGCCAGTTCAGTGGCGGGCATTACATACCGCACTTTTGTTCCCCGTACTTGCATCGTTTATTCCTCCTTTTGTGTATGACATTCTCTTATCAGTTACCTTCTCATATAACCTCTGGCCATCTTTTTCAAACAACCTGGCTCTCGGCAGCAGCAGCACAGCTCAAGATCCTTGAGACATTCTTTTCACGATCCATCAATCATCTTTTACCTTTCCCAGGCTTCTTTTCCTCCCGGAGCACGGGAAAGCTCCAAGCCGGCCAGCGGGGTGCCGGGATCGATTCCCAGGTCACGGCAGATGGCATACAGCTCCTGAACCCGGTGGGCACAGGTGTGCTGGGAGACAATCGTATTATAGGCATGATGAGTCAGTTCCCTGGCCATCTCCCGGTCATGGAGAAGATTTTTCAGAAGGCGCTTCATTTCGTCTCCATTGGCTGCGACCAGGAAATCCTGGCCGGGCTTAAACAATCCCTCGATATCCACCCAAGGCGAGACGATCAGGGGAATGCCGCAGGCCATAGCCTCGAAGGTGCGGATGGTGGGAATGCCGGGCAGGGCTTTTCCATAAGGGCGCCGCGGCACATGAATAGTGGCCCGGAACTTCGAGAACATCTCCGGCACTTCATAGTCTGGCAGCCATCCGGCATAGTCTATGCCTGCCTCTCTGAGGGCAATCCGGGCATGGTCCGGATAGCGGACTCCATAGGCTACAGCCCGCAGTCCAAGATCTTTAACCGGGTCGATGAGGAATTCATAAAGCTCCAAAGCCCTCTCTCCATCTCCCCAGTTACCGATCCAGACCAGGTCATCCTGTTCATTGGCCTTCTCCCGCGGGTAAAAGATACGGGTATCCGCGGCCTCGTGCCAGGTCCAGGCCCGCTGAGCCCAGCCCTGCGAAAGATAGAGATCACGAATCACTTTTCCAAAAGCCAGAACACCGTCATAGTTTTTCAAGTTAACGGCAGCCCGGCTTGTCCGGTCAGTCACCATACGGTAGTGAGTATCGTGGAAGAGAAGGCGCAGGTTCCGGGTGCGGGCGCGGCAACTGCCAATGCGCTCAACCAGCTCAGGCTCATTCCACTCATGAACGATAACCAGATCGGCATTGTCAAGAACCTGATCAAGGTCAAGAGAGTCAGGTGCGTAGCGGTTGCTGACCAGGTGAGGGAAAGCTGACTGGAACTTTCGAATCGGCTCATACCTGTGACTGGCGATGAGGTTTTGGATGCTCCAGGCATCCTTGGGCTCATAAATCCGCAGGTCATGTCCATGCCTGATAAGCTCGGTGGCAATACCCCGCAGGAAATGGGCAGTGCCGTGGTTCCAATCAGAAATCAGGGAATGATAAAACATAACAATACGCATGAAATCTCTCCTTATTCATCTCTCCCCTTTACCGTATCAGTGTGGGAGCCAGAAGCCAGAAGTCAGGAGTCAGAAGTCAGAACAAATATAAGTATAAATCGCCGTTATTGGCAGAAATCCTGCATTTACAATACAAATTCCTCTATGGTCACGATAACCTCAACTGATGGTTTGAAAAAATCCGAAAGCTCATTTTGAAATAATGGACTTTTCCGCCAAGTAACGAATAGATACTAGAGTTAAGTTACCAGTTTTCAGTTATCATAAGGAAACCGAAATGACTAACTATAGATTGACAAAAGAACTGAACATGCAGTTTGAGGAGACGTTGGAAAAAGTGTCGGAAGAATTGAAAAAATCAGACCTTCTGGTCTTAAGCATTATCGATTTGAAGGAAAAATTTAAGGAAAAACTGGGCATTGATTTCAGAAAATATGTGGTCCTGGGTGTCTGGTGTCCGCAGAATACGTATAAGGCCATTCTGACTGAAGAAAATATCGGTCTGATGCTTCCCTCCAATATCGCCCTCTACGAACAGGATAAAAAAACCATCCTTTCGGTCATTAAACCGACGACAGTCGCAGAAGTGTCTGATAACTCTGATCTTCAGGAGATTGCTATGGATATGGAACGCAAGCTCAAGAGAATATTCGATTCTATCACCGACCGCAAATGAAGAAGCTTATACTGCGAACGGCTGAATATTGAACTTTATTCAGGAGCCAGAATTCAGGAGCCTCTGTCGCCGCAGGTTTTCAACGACAACTGGCGCTTGCCTTGACTTCTGAAGGCGGACTTTATACAATTAATGGCGAATATACTATAAACGGCTTAGAACTGAACTTTTCCAGAGGAGTCAGGAGCCAGAATTCAGGAGAAGGTATGGCCATCTTAAGTGAGGAGTTCTTTTACCTTAACAGATAATTAAGGAGATCGGAAAAAGATGAGCATCAAGCGAATTCTTGGAGCAGTTGTCGGAGGAATCGTCGGGCTTTCTCTGGGATATCTCAACCGCTGTATGGGTGGAGGCAGGGGTTGAGCTTTAACCGTCAGCCCCTGGTCAGGGGTAATCCTTGGCGCCGTATTCGGGTATCTGCTGACTCCGGAATGATGAATGGCCACCCGAATTCCCCAGCAGCCTGCAGTCTCAACGACCTGAGCTGAATCATTCAATCTCTTCTTCCTCTTTCTCTTTGGCTCCAATATCCGGAGCCAGACCATTGAATACTTCGTTCACGCCGGGAATCAGCTCGGCTGCATCAATGCAGGGAGAGTGCAGCATGAGGCAGTAACTGCTGGTCAACAGGGGGTCATCGAGGATGACCTTATCGCCGACAATTCCCTTATCGGAAAATCCTGCCATCTGGTAGAAGCAGTTCTGGGATGCCTGTACACGGCCTTCGGCCACGATCTCCTCTTGATCATTCCTGTTCACACCCCTGCTGATGCCCCTGGGAAGGCAGGAGAAGATGTTATTGCGGACATCCGCCCGGCTGGTGGCATCAACGTGCAAACCGTCACCCGGCCCCTGGTTGAAAGGCCCTCCTTTCCCGTCAGCCTTGCCGACAATGGTGTTATGATATACCCTGCAATCTGATCCCTCCAAAAGCGCGATCTGATGATGGAGACCTGCAGGATCATGGAGCACGTTCCGGACGATGCGAAGATTACTGCGGCTGATAGT
The bacterium genome window above contains:
- a CDS encoding RDD family protein, with protein sequence MDDLYTITTPENVEFSFLIAGYGSRLLSWLIDLLFIATTILGVSYGANFIFPISQGISAALGLVTFFLINWGYFVFWEWKTGGQSPGKKLFHLRVIQNNGAKITLFQSMIRNLLRIVDSLPFFYLAGFIASFFSPQLRRLGDLAAGTLVIKEEVHLRPEVILPESQRYNSFQEDPQLARRITSLISLTEREVLITICLRREELSLPARLQLFTDLAEYCERRLNIERPLSLSQENYVLNITAILAQ
- a CDS encoding PRC-barrel domain-containing protein, with translation MQVRGTKVRYVMPATELAGDRVINPDRENLGKIEDFAVDLRSGCVAYAVLSFGGILGLGDKFFAVPMDALALDEDERVFILNVSKDKLKSASGFDKDNWPDMADEQWGRDIHSFFGTKPHWEKR
- a CDS encoding glycosyltransferase, coding for MRIVMFYHSLISDWNHGTAHFLRGIATELIRHGHDLRIYEPKDAWSIQNLIASHRYEPIRKFQSAFPHLVSNRYAPDSLDLDQVLDNADLVIVHEWNEPELVERIGSCRARTRNLRLLFHDTHYRMVTDRTSRAAVNLKNYDGVLAFGKVIRDLYLSQGWAQRAWTWHEAADTRIFYPREKANEQDDLVWIGNWGDGERALELYEFLIDPVKDLGLRAVAYGVRYPDHARIALREAGIDYAGWLPDYEVPEMFSKFRATIHVPRRPYGKALPGIPTIRTFEAMACGIPLIVSPWVDIEGLFKPGQDFLVAANGDEMKRLLKNLLHDREMARELTHHAYNTIVSQHTCAHRVQELYAICRDLGIDPGTPLAGLELSRAPGGKEAWER
- a CDS encoding DUF302 domain-containing protein, with product MTNYRLTKELNMQFEETLEKVSEELKKSDLLVLSIIDLKEKFKEKLGIDFRKYVVLGVWCPQNTYKAILTEENIGLMLPSNIALYEQDKKTILSVIKPTTVAEVSDNSDLQEIAMDMERKLKRIFDSITDRK